A portion of the Cryptomeria japonica chromosome 5, Sugi_1.0, whole genome shotgun sequence genome contains these proteins:
- the LOC131035757 gene encoding large ribosomal subunit protein eL13z: MVKHNNVVPNGHFKKHWQRYVKTWFNQPARKARRRTARQKKAVKIFPRPTAGPLRPMVHGQTQRYNMKVRAGRGFSLEELKAAGIPKKLAPTIGISVDHRHRNRSLEGLQANVQRLKTYKAKLVVFPRSARKFKVGDSSPEELANATQVQGTYLPIHQEKPSAELVKVTDEMKSFKAYSKLRVERMNKRMAGTRLKRAAEAEKDEKK, encoded by the exons ATGGTGAAACACAACAACGTTGTGCCCAATGGGCATTTCAAGAAGCACTGGCAGCGCTACGTTAAGACCTGGTTCAATCAGCCCGCTCGCAAGGCCAGGAGACGCACTG CTCGTCAAAAGAAGGCCGTGAAAATTTTCCCGCGTCCCACGGCTGGTCCTCTCCGTCCCATGGTACACGGACAGACACAAAGATACAACATGAAAGTTCGCGCCGGGAGGGGATTCTCGCTTGAGGAACTTAAG GCGGCTGGAATTCCGAAGAAGTTGGCTCCCACTATAGGAATTTCAGTTGATCATCGTCATCGAAACCGATCCCTGGAAGGTCTTCAGGCTAATGTTCAGCGGTTGAAGACGTACAAGGCAAAGCTGGTTGTCTTCCCAAGAAGTGCTCGCAAGTTTAAG GTTGGTGATTCTAGTCCTGAGGAACTGGCCAATGCAACCCAAGTACAGGGTACATACTTGCCTATCCATCAAGAAAAACCATCTGCTGAACTTGTAAAGGTCACtgatgaaatgaaatccttcaaagCATATTCCAAGCTTCGTGTGGAAAGGATGAATAAACGAATGGCTGGAACACGTTTGAAGAGGGCTGCTGAGGCAGAGAAGGACGAGAAAAAATGA